From the genome of Oncorhynchus tshawytscha isolate Ot180627B unplaced genomic scaffold, Otsh_v2.0 Un_contig_1741_pilon_pilon, whole genome shotgun sequence, one region includes:
- the LOC112238550 gene encoding troponin I, slow skeletal muscle-like isoform X1 codes for MADDEEQDKPRPMNPKLIDKPKSKITASRKLSLKIMLLTRAMEQLEQETQDRDEEKLSYLGERLPPLQFSGLSLAELQDLCKQLHGKIDVVDEERYDCEAKVTKHNKDIHELKLKVQDLGGKFKKPALRKVRVSADEMMRALLGTKHKGSMDLRSNLKSVKKEDTNKDKDKVLTSEVTDWRKNVEAMSGMEGRKKMFDASGGQ; via the exons TGAG GAGCAAGACAAACCCAGGCCAATGAATCCCAAGTTAATTGACAAG CCGAAGTCGAAGATTACGGCTTCGCGTAAGCTCTCCCTGAAG ATCATGCTGCTCACCAGGGCGATGGAGCAGCTGGAACAGGAGACGCAGGACAGGGATGAGGAGAAACTGAGCTACCTGGGAGAGCGATTGCCCCCCTTGCAGTTCTCTGGACTGTCATTGGCTGAGCTACAG GACCTATGCAAGCAGCTCCATGGAAAGATAGATGTGGTAGATGAGGAGAGATACGACTGTGAGGCCAAAGTGACCAAGCACAACAAAGAT ATCCATGAGTTGAAGCTGAAGGTGCAGGACTTAGGAGGGAAGTTTAAGAAGCCCGCCCTGAGGAAGGTGCGCGTCTCTGCAGACGAGATGATGAGAGCTTTGCTGGGAACCAAACACAAAGGCTCTATGGACCTCAGGTCCAACCTCAAGTCTGTCAAGAAGGAAGACACCAACAAGGACAAAGACAAG GTGCTCACGTCTGAGGTGACCGACTGGCGTAAGAATGTGGAGGCCATGTCTGGCATGGAGGGCCGCAAGAAGATGTTCGACGCATCTGGCGGCCAGTAA
- the LOC112238550 gene encoding troponin I, slow skeletal muscle-like isoform X2, with protein sequence MNPKLIDKPKSKITASRKLSLKIMLLTRAMEQLEQETQDRDEEKLSYLGERLPPLQFSGLSLAELQDLCKQLHGKIDVVDEERYDCEAKVTKHNKDIHELKLKVQDLGGKFKKPALRKVRVSADEMMRALLGTKHKGSMDLRSNLKSVKKEDTNKDKDKVLTSEVTDWRKNVEAMSGMEGRKKMFDASGGQ encoded by the exons ATGAATCCCAAGTTAATTGACAAG CCGAAGTCGAAGATTACGGCTTCGCGTAAGCTCTCCCTGAAG ATCATGCTGCTCACCAGGGCGATGGAGCAGCTGGAACAGGAGACGCAGGACAGGGATGAGGAGAAACTGAGCTACCTGGGAGAGCGATTGCCCCCCTTGCAGTTCTCTGGACTGTCATTGGCTGAGCTACAG GACCTATGCAAGCAGCTCCATGGAAAGATAGATGTGGTAGATGAGGAGAGATACGACTGTGAGGCCAAAGTGACCAAGCACAACAAAGAT ATCCATGAGTTGAAGCTGAAGGTGCAGGACTTAGGAGGGAAGTTTAAGAAGCCCGCCCTGAGGAAGGTGCGCGTCTCTGCAGACGAGATGATGAGAGCTTTGCTGGGAACCAAACACAAAGGCTCTATGGACCTCAGGTCCAACCTCAAGTCTGTCAAGAAGGAAGACACCAACAAGGACAAAGACAAG GTGCTCACGTCTGAGGTGACCGACTGGCGTAAGAATGTGGAGGCCATGTCTGGCATGGAGGGCCGCAAGAAGATGTTCGACGCATCTGGCGGCCAGTAA